AAAGTTCTAAAAGAAAAGCGTACCGCAACGCCAGCCTATCGGGAACCCACCTCCTTGTACAATTCTAGAGAGATCTACGAGGGTAGATAGAGAATAGTCTAAGAGAGAGAAGTCATTATCCAGCTTACTCAAGCTCATAGATAATAGACGGGATCGTCTCCTTTTTCCGTAACCTCCTTTATAGGAGAGTTTATCTTATTAGAAATATCGTTGCTTTAAAGCGAATATTTCTCTACAATGACCAACTGAAAATGGCTAGATAGCTCAGCTGGTAGAGCAGAGGACTGAAGATCCTTGTGTCGTCGGTTCGACCCCGGCTCTGGCCATACTCGATTAACATTTAGTGTGTCTAGTTTTTCTTGAAAAACTAAAATCAAGGACTTTGTATTTTTTATAATTTCCGTGTTTGCTAGACTGTCTACGCAAATATGTTGAGTCCTAAGCACAAGTTAAAAAATCATAAGGAAAGAATTGATGGAGCCTTACGCGATAATTCAGACCGGAAGCAAGCAATATCAAGTTCGTCAAGGGGACGTTATAGACGTTGAATTATTGGATGACATTTCTGAAGGGCAAGAGATTGTTTTTCAGGAGGTGTTGTTTACATTCGATGGGTCTAAAGCTTCTCTAGGGACCCCTACAGTAACTAATGCTGTAGTGAAAGGTGAATTGCTTTCTCGAGTTCGTGGAGAAAAAGTAATCGCTTATAAATATAAACGAAGAAAAAACTATCATCGCAAGATTGGTCACCGTCAGAACTATCTTAGAGTGAAAATTAGCAATCTAGTAATGTAATCGACTAGTGGAAAACTAAAGGATTTTGAAATGGCACATAAGAAAGGTCAGGGAGCAAGCCGTAACGGCCGCGATTCAGAGTCGAAGCGTCTTGGTATGAAAGTCGGCGCGGGACAAAGAGTTTCCACAGGAAGTATTCTTGTAAGGCAAAGAGGAACTAAGTGGCATCCTGCTCAAAACGTAGGTAGAGGTCGCGATGATACTTTATTCGCTTTAATAGATGGTATTGTTGTTACTAAGAAGACAGATCGTACATACATTTCTGTTCTTCCAGAATAAGCCTTAAAGACACTTCAAAAATTGACAATTAAGGAAGCTCTATTTTTTGCTCACGCACGAAATGGGGCTTTTCTGTTTTTAACAGCGTCTATGATGTAGGGGCAATTACGCAATGTTTTTAGATCAGATTACCTTGGAATTGCGAGCTGGAAAAGGCGGCAATGGTGTTGTAGCATGGCGAAAAGAAAAGTACTTACCAAAGGGTGGCCCTTATGGTGGTAACGGTGGTGTCGGTGGTTCTATTGTTATAGAAGCTGCGACTCATGTATATTCTTTTGAGTCCTACAGAAATTTACGGTTTTTAAAAGCAGAAGATGGTCAATCCGGAGCAACAAATAATCGCTCAGGGAGAAATGGTAAAGATCTAGTCCTTACAGTTCCTGAAGGAACTTTATTACGCGATGTAGAAACTCGAGAGATCTTACATGACTTTGCTCAGCATGGTGAGCGTCTGGTTATTTGTCAGGGAGGAAAAGGAGGAAAAGGAAACACCTTCTTTAAAACCTCTACAAATCGTGCTCCTACAAAAGCTACACCAGGGAAACCTGGAGAAATTCGCCAAGTTGAGCTAGAGCTTAAGCTAATAGCTGATATTGGTTTAGTCGGATTCCCAAATGCTGGGAAATCTACCCTGTTCAATACTCTTGCTCGTACCGAAGTTAAGGTAGGAGCTTATCCATTTACAACGCTGCAACCTGTATTAGGCTTGGTTCCTTGTCAGGAAGAGTTGTATCGCAAACCTTGGATTATCGCTGATATTCCAGGGATTATCGAAGGGGCTCATCAGAATCGAGGATTAGGACTCGACTTCCTAAGACATATCGAAAGAACCCACCTATTGCTATTTGTAATAGATATTTCCTGTAGAGAGCGATCTTCCCCTGAAGAAGATTTACGTATTCTTATGGACGAGCTGCTTCACTATAGACAAGACCTCGCAGACAAAGGAAGAATCATCGCTTTGAATAAGATAGACGATCTTCTTCCAGATGAAAGACAAGAACGTCTAGAATGTTTTCAAAGGCTGTTTCCTGGAGAGACATTTGTGATGCTATCAGGTCTTTCTGGAGAGGGCGTTGATTTGCTAAATAGTCTTTTTACAAAGAGACTTGCGGTATAGGCAATACCCATAAGAATAGCAATTGTTGGTCCTGCAGGAAAATCTAAAGCATAAGCTATGAAAATTCCGGAAAATGAACATACAATGTTCAATAATACGGAGATGATCATAATACGGCTCATTTTATAAGAGAATCTACAGGCTATAGATATGGGTAAAACAAGCATGCTAAGCATTAAAATAACACCCATAATGTAAATAAGCATAACAATGGTAATTGCCGTAAGAATCAACAAAAGAAAGTACCAAGTTTGTACAGAATAGCGGCTAAGCGCCATGTACTTCTCATCGAAACATAGTGCTAGGAATCTTGTATGACAAATAGCAACAGTTCCAAGAACGACAACATCTAAGATTCCCAGACTGTAAAGATCGTGGGTAGTTACCCAAAGAATATTCCCAAATAAGAAGTTTACCAGCTCTGAATTGAAAGCAGGTAGCTGGGAAATGAATATGATTCCTAAAGCCATCCCTACAGACCAGATCATAGCAATGAGGGCGTCCTCTCTTTCTTGATACTTGAGATGGATTTTCCCAATGCAAATAGCAAGAATGACAGCTCCGATTATTGCTCCATACATAGGGGAGAACTCAAGATTTAGTTTATATTGTATCCATAATGTAAGACCAATACCTCCCAAAATAGAATGAGAAATACTTCCGCTGATTGATACTATGCGTTTTACAACAATGTAAGTACCGACGACTCCTCCAACAATAGAGGCTCCTAAAGCCGCAAGTAGAGAAGGCAGGAGTAAAGAGGGAAGGATATAGTTAAAAAAAGAAATCATAGATTAGCCTTTTTTTCGAAAGAACAGCAGAACTCTTCGGGTATGGTTGGTGTATTTGTAAGAGTAGTCAGAGTCCTGCTCATATAAAATACTTTATTGAAATGACTCGTTGTATGATGCAAATCATGGGTAATCATAAGAATCGTACAGTTGGTGTTGATCTCTGTAAGAATTTGAAGAATACGCTGTTGGTTTTCAGGATCGATATTTGCCGTAGGCTCATCAAGAATCAGGATTTGCGGGTGGGATGCTAAAGCTCTAGCGAGTAAAACCCTTTGTATTTGCCCCCCAGATAAATGAGAAAAACAGCTGTCTTTTTCAGATAGAAGGCCTACAGTTTGTAAGGCTTGCTCAGCAGCTTCATGATCGTGTTTAGAATACTTCCCGTGCCAAGGAAGGAAAGAAAGCCTACCAGAGAGCACAACTTCTTTTACAGAAATAGGGAAAGAAAAATCATAGGAAAAGTGCTGGGGAACCCAACCAATAGTTAACTCGGAGTCTTTTTTACAGCCAGAGAAGGTTTCTAGAGTTCCTGCCGTGGGTTGTAATAGCTTTAGCATTATTAATGCTAAAGTGGTTTTTCCTCCGCCATTAGGCCCTATAATGCCAACGAAGTCTCCTTCATGAATAGTAAAGGAAACGTTATTGATGATCCAAGAGCTTTTCGGTCCATAGCGGAAGGAAAGATCCTTAACAAGTATTTGTACTGTCATAGATTAGAAAGAGTTGTCGCTATAGTTTTCAAATTGTTTATAACATTTTCTTCGTAGGGATCGAGAATGACGGTATCCATATGGAAACGTTCGGCAAGCATAGCGCTGCTGCGCTTGCCAGCATGCCGAAGCAAAATCATAGAAGAAATCCCATGCTCACGAATGTTTTGCGCTGCGCGTATGATATCCCTTGGGGAGGGGTCCATATGGTTGCCTTTTTCAACAACATGCTGGGAAAAGTTATAATCCCGACAAAAATAGGCGAAGGCTCCGTGAGCTACTAAAATATGACGTTGTTTGGCATTAGAGGTAATTTTTTGGATTTCTACGTCAAGAGTATCAAGAGTTTCCTGCAATGTTTCTCCATTGCTTTGATATAATTGCGCATGCTCTGGGAAATGAGTACTCAGAGCTTCTACAATGGCACTTACTTGTATTTTCAGGTTTTTTGGACTTAGCCATGTATGAGTGTCGAAACTATGAAAATGGTGAGCACATCCTGTGTAGCCAGGAATAACTTGAATGTTTTTTGTTAGATCTACCTGAGGACAGGAAACGTTTTTTTGGCAGGACTTCTCAAAGTTTTCTCCCATACGAAACCACAATTTTGCACGAAGGAACTGCTCCATATGACGAGGGGAGAGCTCATAAGTATGAGGATCATAGTTATTCGTAACTATAGAGCAAACAGTACAAGTGTCTCCTGCTATTTGTTCTACTAAAAATTTATAAGGAACTATGCTGACAAGCACATGGTTTTTTGTTGAGGCCGTGTTTCCATGAACATGAAAACAACAAAACAAAAACGAAAAGAAGATGAGTATTCTGCGCATAGTCTAATTAGATTTAAGAAGGCGTCTATTATCCTATTCAGTGGCAATTTTAATAAAGAGTGAATTCCTGATAGCTTTATATATTTTTTAAAAATCTCTTGTACTCAGACGAATCTTGATAAAAATGGATCCATTCGGATATCTTCAGGTCAGGTTTTTCTAAAGAAGATCCTTTTTCACTAAATGGAGAGATGTCCGAGAGGCTTAAGGAGCACGCTTGGAAAGCGTGTGTGCGTTAACGCGTACCGTGGGTTCGAATCCCACTCTCTCCGTTTTTGTTCCTAAAAAAAATTCTATTTTCCTTAACATCACCAGTTTGCTAATTAAAAATAAAAGTTGAGAAATATTCTTTTGTATTTTTTATTCTTGTATAACAAGGATATTTACTTTAACTTGTCTTGATTTTCAATTCTCTAGCCGCCAAGCGGATGAGTCTTTGCAGTTTAGATGAAAAAAAGTTCTTAGAACCTGCTCGAGTTAATACTTGCGAAGAGAGTAATTTTTGTCTTTATCCCTTTAAGGATATTTTGCCTCTCTTGCGTAAACGTGTGTATATGTAGGGAGGAAGTATTTGGAAGAAGACTTTTTTAAACTAATGCTAGTCACTAATAAAAAAAATACCCCAGTAGATGAATATCTCGATTTTGTAACTTCTTGCGTCCAAGCGGGAGTAACCTCTGTGCAGCTGCGGGAAAAAGAGTTACCTCGTGAGGAGCTAGTAAACTTCGGAAAGTCTCTGAAGGTTATTTTAGATTCCGAAGATGTCCCTCTAATTATTAGTGATAGCGTACCTTTATGTTTGGAACTTGATGCTTCTGGAGTGCATCTAGGACAGACAGATGGAGATGTTATAGAAGCTAGAGAAAATCTCGGCCCTGATAAAATTATTGGATGGAATGTCAATACTCTTGATCAATTGTTAACTGCAAATACGCTGCCGATTGATTACTTAGGGTTAAGTGCAATGTTTGCAACTCAGAATAAACCAGAGGCTACAAATCTCTGGGGTTTCTCGGGTTTGGAACAAGCTGTTTCCCTTTGTGAACATCCCATTATTGCTGTTGGCGGTATTGAAGAAAACAATGTTGCTAAGGTGATGGAAGCTGGAGCCGCAGGTATAGCCGCAATCGGAGTATTTCATGCCGCAAAGGATCCTATAGCGGTAACGAAAACATTGCGGGCGATTATTGATGGAGAGTTTATATGTTAGAACGAATGGATGAAGTTTTACAGCACTTAAGAAAAGAACAGCCGGTAATTTTAAGTATTACCAACTATGTATCCATGGATTTCCTAGCAAATTGCTTTTTAGCTCTTGGTGTTTCGCCTATTATGAGTGTTTCCGATTTAGAGTTAGACGAGCTGATAAAGTTGAGTTCTGCTGTTTATATTAATATTGGCACTTTGGATCACTTATTTATTCAAAGGGCCTATAGAGCTGTAGATCTCGCTGAGAGATACGATAAACCTGTAATTTTTGACCCTGCAGGTTCAGGAGCTACAAATATCAGAACTGAGGTATCCCATCACTTGCTTACTCATGCGACGATTATTCGCGGTAATGCTAGTGAGATTCTTTCTTTTGGAGATACTCCACGACACAGATCTCATGGATTAGATGCTGTACATACTACAGAAGACGCAATAAATATGGCTCAGTCTTTAGCTAATGATTGTAGATGTGGATGTGCGGTTGCTGTTTCTGGAGCAGTGGATTACGTTACTGATGGTGAGCGTAATGCTACCGCGGAGTATGGGGATCCTTTAATGTCGCGCATTACAGGAATTGGCTGTTCATTAACAGGAGTACTTGCTGCCTTTAGAGCTGTTCTTGAAGATTCATTTGAAGCATGTAGATTAGGTATGGAATACTTCGGACTTTGTGGCATGCTTGCTCGTGAGAATGCTCCTTTCCCAGGAATGTTTAAGCCGTTATTTATTGATGAGTTGTACGCCGCAGATTTCGAAAGAATGCGTCGTTATTATAAAAGATAAGCCTTTTCGTCGAATTCCCGAACGTTTCCTTCCCTATCTTTTTGTTTTGTAATTGAGAACTTTTATGAGTTCTCCAATTACAAAACAATTTTCTCCAATTACGAAGTTATCCAAAAGTTAGATTCGCTCGTTTAGAATATCATACGTGCGCCACAGTTTACCATCTGTGCCAATGAATACATTCCTGCGTCAATTGTATAAGTTCCGTACAATGTCCAGTAAGGTCCTAAATACACTTGAGTGCTGTATTCTCCACGAGAGGTATTTCTTGTGGGGATAGTTCCAGCAATTATACTTTTCTTCCCTGTTGAGACTACTTTACAGTGGCATATAGGTTTGTTTCTATAGATCACAGGTACGTAGGCTAAGGAGAGCTTATTGTACATAAGGACATCGTATTGCATCAGGGCCCCTTCAAAGACAAAGCCTAAAGGTATAGCAAGATTCCTATATGCTAATGATCCAAATGATCTAGGATCATAGTCAATCTCTGTAAATTGCTTTTGCCGTACTCCTGTGTATTCTAATTCTGAATAGAAGGAGAATCTCGCCGTAGAGCGTTGGCTAGGCTCTTTTAAATCGAGAGTTAAACGCATGTCAAACAGCCAACCAAGATCTTCCCAATTTCCGAGGTTGCGCTCGTGAATAGAAGGGTAGTAGGTAGTGGTATCGTGTTTCATATAGCCGTAGGTTATCACACCTTGGAAAAGAACCGGGCGAGGTGCTTGCGAACGTCTGTAGGGCATATAAAAGGCTTTTCCTGTGTACAGAGTTCCTTGGAAGGAATGATCAGAGCCTTTGTGCTTGTAGTTGTGCACGCTTTTTTCTGATTTTGAGTGTCCGAAGACTTGGCTAAACGAAGCTCCTAAAATAAAGTCTGGGCGAGGTTTAGCATCTATAGCTAGGGAGTATCCACGAGCGTGATAGGTGAATTCTCTACCATCTTCTCCTTTATCATTGCTTACAAATGAAGCAATTCCTGATAGCCAAAGATTGTTATAAGCAGCATCGTCAAAACGGGCATTATTCAACATGTTATTAACAATGCCTTGCTTGACAGCAACCAGAGAATTTTGGGAGCCTAAAATCGAGTTAACATAGAAGTAGTTATCACGAGGAATGTAAATCCAGCGGCGGTACTCTTCAAATTTCCAAGAAGCTTGAATTTTTCCGTTTTGATCTACAGGGTTTAATGTCCATGAACCGATATAACCTTTTTGAGGTTGGGTATCTCCTTGTAAGGAAAGGTCAGAAATATCTACCTTACCAGCGTCTGTAGGGAGCTTCAGTAATTCTATTTCACGATCTTGACCTAAGAAAGGATTTTGGTAAAAGGCTCCTAAAGGATCGACAAGGGTAATCGTTCCTGTTAGGAAAATTTTCTCTTGATCTACACTAGGAGCAGCTTTGTTTGCCTGAGGTAAGGATGAATCATTTTTCTGTGCTCTAGCTCTTGCAGGGGCTCCTGTCGTTTTAAGTTGTAACGAAGGGGGAGCCATTGTTCCATCTTCTGTAACCATCTCACTAAAATCAATTGTGAGATTGTTGATGGCTATACCTTCAGTTTTTGCTGCAGACTGAGGTCTGTAAGTCGCCAAAACAGATCCTGGCCCCATCACAAGAAGAGATCCAGGTTTTTGCTCAAAGGAAACAACGTTTAACTCAGCATTTTTCCCTAAAACTAGTGTTCCATCATGCAAAACAGCTTTTTGAGGGATAAAGGATTTATTTTCATGAAGCTCCCCAGAGAAGAGAACCGTTCCTTTATATTGCTGTGGAGTGTTTCCAGTAACAGGCTTGTTGATATCTAAAGGATCAAAATCAGCTGTTTTTGTTGTCGAGACATTAACAGCATCGTAGAAGTTAATCGATTGGTTTGCAGCAGCATTAAGAGTTAGCTTTACCTTCCCGGTAACACTACAGAAAGAAGTCGGAGTCGCAGCTGGAGCAGTCGGAACAACCTGGTTGTTTTTGAAGGTAATATTACCACCTAAGGCTGTCAGATTAAGAATGGCGTCATTGGCAGAAGGATCTCCATAAATAGCAGCACCTAGATTTCTAACAGCGGCAGCTTGTCCTGCAGCACGAGTTTGTGCTGCTAGTACCTTGTTATCTAGGAATAAAACAGCTCCAGCAGAGGTAATATCCACCTGCTTGGTAAAGTAAATAGCACTACCGTCGTTAGTAGAGCTGTTGTTTTCAAACCTGATATTCCCTTGAGGGGCTGATAGAGTGTTTGCAAAGATAGCACCGCGATTCTTAGCGACGTTTTCTTCAAATAAATACTGTGAGAAATCCGAAAACGTTATTGCCCCATCATTTCCAGCAGTATCATTTTTACAACCAATAGCAGCTCCAACATCTGCGGAGTTCCTTTTGAAAGAGAGCATTTGGTTGCCGGTAAACGTTATGCTGGTAGTTGCTGCAATAGCACCACCAAAGGTATCTTTAGCTCCTGCAGCAGCAGCAGCAGCTCCCGCTGCAGGTGTGCATAAAGCAGTATTTTCACTAAAGGTAATCGTTTGAGAGCAGTTCTGGATAGTAACCGCTGGAGAATAAATAGCTCCGCCAGCTACCTGACCTGTTGTTGAGGTTTTTTGGGTAACAGCGCTGTTTCCTGTAAAAGTAATACCTTCGGAGTTTTCTAATGTGAAAGAGGTTTTTGCATAGATAGCTCCACCTTGAATATTAGGATCCGCAGGGGGATTAGCACCAGAAGCAGCAGCGTTTGTATCCGAGGCTTTATTTCCTGCAAAGGTACAACCTGTTTTAATATTTTGTAGAGTGAGTGTTTCAGCGTAAAGAGCTCCGCCAGTAATTGCTGTCGGTGCTACGGCTCCGCCTGCAGCAGCTGTTGAGTTTGTTTCCGCTTTGTTATTGCTGAAACTAATCCCTTGAGGGCAGCCATTCCATGTCAGAGTTTTTGCATGAAGAGCGCCACCGGCTTCTTTTGCGGAATTTCCCGTTAAGTTTGCAACTGAGATCTCCTCTAATGACAGAGATTCGGTAAAGTAGAGGCCCCCGCCGAATTTCCCTGCGGAGTTTTCAGAAATGTCTAACTCATTGACGCGAGAAAGCTTTCCTTTTTTCCCGTAAACACCACCTCCACTTTCTGAAGCAGTATTTTTTGTCACACCAGTTGCAATGACATAGTCTACTTTAAAGTCTTCATCATTTGCAGCAGCAGCTCCGCCTACAACAGCTCCTGCAGCGGGGATATTTTGCGTACAAAGACCTCCGCCATTCTTTTGTGCTGTATTTGAATCTACAGAAATTGCTTCAAGGTTAGTAAAGGTTGCTGTTGTTGTATAAACACCACCACCATGCTCAGTAGCTGTGTTTTTTGTGATAACAGCTTTTCCAGATACAGGTAATACAACTGGAGCAGGCTCACCCGGTGCAGGAGTATTGTTAAATGTAACTGTTAAAGCAGAAGGAATGCTAGCGCCACCACCGCTTTTACTTGAGATGTTGCTATCCAAACAGAAGTTAGCCAAGTTTGTCGCAGTTAGGGATTTGGTAGCAGCTAAACATATTCCTCCACCGTCTTCCACTGCTGTGTTTCCTTGAAAGAGAGTCTGTCCGGTAAGGTTACTTAAAGTAACGTCTGCTTCACAATAGAGACCACCACCAGATTTTTTAGAGATGTTTTTAGTAAACTGTACTCTATGAGAATTTGAACAGGAGAAGGCTCCTTTAGAGTAAACACCCCCACCATGATCTGTAGCTTGGTTGTTTGCAAAATCTAAGCTTGAGATAATGTTAGAGACTGTGAAAGTACCTTCAGCGTATACACCGCCGCCTTTCCCTAAAGGAGGAGGTACGGGAGCAGGTGGTTGTTGTTGAGCATTAGCGTCAGCAGCACCGGAAGCAGAAATAATAGATGAGACAACTTTTCCAGCGTCTTGTTGTTTAGGAGGGACTACTTGCCCAGGATTAAGATCATAATTTCCTGCTTTGTTAGCACCGAAACTTACGATAGCTAGATCAGAAATTGTAACATTTCCTGAGGCATAGATAGCACCACCGCCGGTTTTGCCATAGTTTGCACTAAATTGCACGAGCTGATCGGAATTTTGTAAAACCGTGTTCCCTTTTGAGTAAATAGCTCCTCCGGTTGCATCAGAGCCATTACTTTGAAACTTCAAACTAGAAATTGTGTCTAATGTGACATCTTTCTCACTATAAATAGCTCCGCCGGATCCTGTCGCAGTATTTAATATGAACAGGGTGTTGTTGGATCCTTCACTAATTGTTATGGTATCCAAGCCAAAAATCGCTCCTCCGGATCCCTTAATAACGGCGGGATCAACGGCTGGCTGGGCAGGTGCAGAAGCAGGGGGTTGCGCTGCATTAGCTAGAATAGTATCAATAATACTTGGGAAATCCGCAATATTACTTCTGAAGGTCATATCTTTGTATTTAGAAATCGCAATAGCGCCTTTGGCAAATATTGCTCCGC
This window of the Chlamydia sp. BM-2023 genome carries:
- a CDS encoding metal ABC transporter permease, whose translation is MISFFNYILPSLLLPSLLAALGASIVGGVVGTYIVVKRIVSISGSISHSILGGIGLTLWIQYKLNLEFSPMYGAIIGAVILAICIGKIHLKYQEREDALIAMIWSVGMALGIIFISQLPAFNSELVNFLFGNILWVTTHDLYSLGILDVVVLGTVAICHTRFLALCFDEKYMALSRYSVQTWYFLLLILTAITIVMLIYIMGVILMLSMLVLPISIACRFSYKMSRIMIISVLLNIVCSFSGIFIAYALDFPAGPTIAILMGIAYTASLFVKRLFSKSTPSPERPDSITNVSPGNSL
- the rpmA gene encoding 50S ribosomal protein L27, encoding MAHKKGQGASRNGRDSESKRLGMKVGAGQRVSTGSILVRQRGTKWHPAQNVGRGRDDTLFALIDGIVVTKKTDRTYISVLPE
- a CDS encoding metal ABC transporter ATP-binding protein, giving the protein MTVQILVKDLSFRYGPKSSWIINNVSFTIHEGDFVGIIGPNGGGKTTLALIMLKLLQPTAGTLETFSGCKKDSELTIGWVPQHFSYDFSFPISVKEVVLSGRLSFLPWHGKYSKHDHEAAEQALQTVGLLSEKDSCFSHLSGGQIQRVLLARALASHPQILILDEPTANIDPENQQRILQILTEINTNCTILMITHDLHHTTSHFNKVFYMSRTLTTLTNTPTIPEEFCCSFEKKANL
- the thiM gene encoding hydroxyethylthiazole kinase, whose translation is MLERMDEVLQHLRKEQPVILSITNYVSMDFLANCFLALGVSPIMSVSDLELDELIKLSSAVYINIGTLDHLFIQRAYRAVDLAERYDKPVIFDPAGSGATNIRTEVSHHLLTHATIIRGNASEILSFGDTPRHRSHGLDAVHTTEDAINMAQSLANDCRCGCAVAVSGAVDYVTDGERNATAEYGDPLMSRITGIGCSLTGVLAAFRAVLEDSFEACRLGMEYFGLCGMLARENAPFPGMFKPLFIDELYAADFERMRRYYKR
- the cgtA gene encoding Obg family GTPase CgtA yields the protein MFLDQITLELRAGKGGNGVVAWRKEKYLPKGGPYGGNGGVGGSIVIEAATHVYSFESYRNLRFLKAEDGQSGATNNRSGRNGKDLVLTVPEGTLLRDVETREILHDFAQHGERLVICQGGKGGKGNTFFKTSTNRAPTKATPGKPGEIRQVELELKLIADIGLVGFPNAGKSTLFNTLARTEVKVGAYPFTTLQPVLGLVPCQEELYRKPWIIADIPGIIEGAHQNRGLGLDFLRHIERTHLLLFVIDISCRERSSPEEDLRILMDELLHYRQDLADKGRIIALNKIDDLLPDERQERLECFQRLFPGETFVMLSGLSGEGVDLLNSLFTKRLAV
- a CDS encoding polymorphic outer membrane protein middle domain-containing protein, with translation MKWLSATAVFAAVLPSITVFSEPVSKELNVNLKGSGISTNDANMSNFTQVTGDASGTLYNLQGSVTFSTFTNIPIPKPQPEVQPPAKDSTSKPAAAYRAILQNLYSSSLPTYFSRIGREDFDFGLFLALRNSYSPFFPQSSSTTGTAVPVVPPVPKGGGAFYNDQGGPLGFTTDPGKPGSLSCSLIKMTGKGGAIYSTGPVSFEGLENLTFLDNLSQEAGGAIFSDSTVTISNILEQIEFSRNIARVPVPMIPLEPSAPAGPSQGTGGSGGGGTGGGGGNGSSSGGPSSSGTGGAVPTQKVIYYAASSGDAGSQVALPTYTTETAGNGGAIFAKGAIAISKYKDMTFRSNIADFPSIIDTILANAAQPPASAPAQPAVDPAVIKGSGGAIFGLDTITISEGSNNTLFILNTATGSGGAIYSEKDVTLDTISSLKFQSNGSDATGGAIYSKGNTVLQNSDQLVQFSANYGKTGGGAIYASGNVTISDLAIVSFGANKAGNYDLNPGQVVPPKQQDAGKVVSSIISASGAADANAQQQPPAPVPPPLGKGGGVYAEGTFTVSNIISSLDFANNQATDHGGGVYSKGAFSCSNSHRVQFTKNISKKSGGGLYCEADVTLSNLTGQTLFQGNTAVEDGGGICLAATKSLTATNLANFCLDSNISSKSGGGASIPSALTVTFNNTPAPGEPAPVVLPVSGKAVITKNTATEHGGGVYTTTATFTNLEAISVDSNTAQKNGGGLCTQNIPAAGAVVGGAAAANDEDFKVDYVIATGVTKNTASESGGGVYGKKGKLSRVNELDISENSAGKFGGGLYFTESLSLEEISVANLTGNSAKEAGGALHAKTLTWNGCPQGISFSNNKAETNSTAAAGGAVAPTAITGGALYAETLTLQNIKTGCTFAGNKASDTNAAASGANPPADPNIQGGAIYAKTSFTLENSEGITFTGNSAVTQKTSTTGQVAGGAIYSPAVTIQNCSQTITFSENTALCTPAAGAAAAAAGAKDTFGGAIAATTSITFTGNQMLSFKRNSADVGAAIGCKNDTAGNDGAITFSDFSQYLFEENVAKNRGAIFANTLSAPQGNIRFENNSSTNDGSAIYFTKQVDITSAGAVLFLDNKVLAAQTRAAGQAAAVRNLGAAIYGDPSANDAILNLTALGGNITFKNNQVVPTAPAATPTSFCSVTGKVKLTLNAAANQSINFYDAVNVSTTKTADFDPLDINKPVTGNTPQQYKGTVLFSGELHENKSFIPQKAVLHDGTLVLGKNAELNVVSFEQKPGSLLVMGPGSVLATYRPQSAAKTEGIAINNLTIDFSEMVTEDGTMAPPSLQLKTTGAPARARAQKNDSSLPQANKAAPSVDQEKIFLTGTITLVDPLGAFYQNPFLGQDREIELLKLPTDAGKVDISDLSLQGDTQPQKGYIGSWTLNPVDQNGKIQASWKFEEYRRWIYIPRDNYFYVNSILGSQNSLVAVKQGIVNNMLNNARFDDAAYNNLWLSGIASFVSNDKGEDGREFTYHARGYSLAIDAKPRPDFILGASFSQVFGHSKSEKSVHNYKHKGSDHSFQGTLYTGKAFYMPYRRSQAPRPVLFQGVITYGYMKHDTTTYYPSIHERNLGNWEDLGWLFDMRLTLDLKEPSQRSTARFSFYSELEYTGVRQKQFTEIDYDPRSFGSLAYRNLAIPLGFVFEGALMQYDVLMYNKLSLAYVPVIYRNKPICHCKVVSTGKKSIIAGTIPTRNTSRGEYSTQVYLGPYWTLYGTYTIDAGMYSLAQMVNCGARMIF
- a CDS encoding zinc ABC transporter substrate-binding protein, which codes for MRRILIFFSFLFCCFHVHGNTASTKNHVLVSIVPYKFLVEQIAGDTCTVCSIVTNNYDPHTYELSPRHMEQFLRAKLWFRMGENFEKSCQKNVSCPQVDLTKNIQVIPGYTGCAHHFHSFDTHTWLSPKNLKIQVSAIVEALSTHFPEHAQLYQSNGETLQETLDTLDVEIQKITSNAKQRHILVAHGAFAYFCRDYNFSQHVVEKGNHMDPSPRDIIRAAQNIREHGISSMILLRHAGKRSSAMLAERFHMDTVILDPYEENVINNLKTIATTLSNL
- the thiE gene encoding thiamine phosphate synthase yields the protein MEEDFFKLMLVTNKKNTPVDEYLDFVTSCVQAGVTSVQLREKELPREELVNFGKSLKVILDSEDVPLIISDSVPLCLELDASGVHLGQTDGDVIEARENLGPDKIIGWNVNTLDQLLTANTLPIDYLGLSAMFATQNKPEATNLWGFSGLEQAVSLCEHPIIAVGGIEENNVAKVMEAGAAGIAAIGVFHAAKDPIAVTKTLRAIIDGEFIC
- the rplU gene encoding 50S ribosomal protein L21, which translates into the protein MEPYAIIQTGSKQYQVRQGDVIDVELLDDISEGQEIVFQEVLFTFDGSKASLGTPTVTNAVVKGELLSRVRGEKVIAYKYKRRKNYHRKIGHRQNYLRVKISNLVM